TGCCGCAATAAAGAGTACTGGCAGCAGGCCTCGGCTGCCGGCCAGGAGCGGGCGCGGCGTTATTATTCTACCGGGCGTTTGTGCCGGGCTTACCGGGCTTTATATAACAAGTTCATCAATTAAGGCATTGTTTTTAGACAACTTCTACTTTACCTGGAGGTGATCATGGCTAATTGTTTAGTAACGGGCGGCGCAGGTTTTATCGGTTCTCACGTGGTAGATGCCCTCCTGGCCCGGGGCGACAGCGTGCGCGTGCTGGATAACTTATCCAGCGGGCATCGAGAAAACTTGGCCCACGTGATGAATAAGATAGAATTCATTGAAGGCGATATCCGGGATGAAGACACTGTGCAAAAAGCCGTGGCCGGGGTTGAATTGATTTTTCACCTGGCGGCAATGGTGTCGGTGCCGGAGTCTATGGAAAAACCAATGCAGGCCGAACTGAACAATGCGGTGGGTACGCTCAATATCCTGGCGGCGGCCAGAGCCGCGGGCGTGCGCCGGATGATGTTCAGTTCCACCAGCGCGGTGTATGGCGATGAACCCACACTGCCCAAAGTGGAAACCATGCAGCCCTATCCCCAATCGCCTTACGCCATCGCCAAACTGGCCGGCGAGCATTACTGCCAGCTTTTTAATCAAAACTTTGGCCCGGAAACCGTTATTTTCCGTTATTTTAACGTTTTTGGCCCTCGCCAAGACCCCACCTCGGTTTATTCCGGCGTGATCTCTATTTTTGTGGATAAATTGTCGGAGGGAAAGGCGCCCTTTATCTACGGCGATGGTGAACAGACCCGTGATTTCATTTTTGTCAAAGACGTGGCCCGGGCCAATTTAAGGGCCTCGGAAACGCCGGCAGCAGCCGGAAAAATCTTCAATCTGGGCACCGGCCGCCAGGTGACCATTAACCAGCTTTTTGCGGCGCTGCGCGATATTTTTGCCGTTGATTTGGCCCCAATTTACAAACCGGCCCGCGCCGGCGACATCCGTTATTCTTATTGCGACGCTTCCCAGGCCCGGGCCGTGATGGGCTGGTCGGCAGAAGTGAAATTTGAAGATGGTTTGCAACAGTTGGTGGATAGTATAAGGTAAAGGCTTATGCCCAAAAACAAACCGCAAGAAAGAATGTCGGCTTTGATGTGTACCGAGGGCACTTACCCTTATGAAGGCGGCGGGGTAAGCACCTGGTGCGATATTCTCTGCCACCAATTGGACCAGGTGGATTATACGCTGTACGCCATTACCGGCAGCCCCAACCTGGTGCCCAAATATACACTGCCGCCTAATATCAAAAAGACAATTTTTATTCCGCTGTGGGGCACGCAGGAACCGGCCGAGTACATTTTACCCGATAGACCCTTTTCCGAAATTTATCAGCATAAGCAAGACACCACCAATGCGGTGATCGGCAAAAAGTTCTTGCCTTTGCTGCGGCGTTTTTTGCAAGGCATGGAAGAAGAAGGCGATATTACCCCCTATGGCCGGGTTATTTATGAGTTGTGGCTTTATTTCCAAAAATACGACTGGAACCTGACCTGGAAATCCGAACCGGCCTGGCGGGCGTTTGTGGAGGAAGTGTTAGGGCCTTACGAAGCGCAACCCCACCGCTACCTGGGCAGCGAAATCCCCAGCATGTTTGACCTCACCAACACCATGCGCTGGATGTATAACTTTTTGATGCCCTTAAACGCCTCGGTGCCCAAAGTTGACCTGGTTCACTCAACCATTGCCTCATTTGCCGGGCTGGCCGGAATTATTGCCAAACATGCCTATGGCACGCCCTTTTTGGTGACCGAGCATGGCGTTTCCATCCGCGAGCGATACATCGCCATCTCCGCCACAGACTTTGGCTATTTTGCCAAACAATTTTTACTAAAAATGTACAACTTCATCTCCCGCCTCATTTACATCTACGCCGACAAGATTTCGCCGGTGGCCAACTTTAACCAACGGTGGGAAACCTTGTACACCAACCCGGACAAAATCTTGACCATCTACAACGGCATCAATCCCCGGCAATTTACGCCCAAACCCAAACCGGCCAAAACGGCCCACCGGCCCACGGCCGTGGCGGCGGCGCGGGTTTTTCCGTTGAAAGATATTGAAACCATGATCCGCTCCGCGGCGGTGGCCCGCGAAATAATCCCCGATGTTTATTTTGTGGTCTATGGCTCCCTGCTCGCCGACCCGCCCTATGTGGCCAAGTGCCGCCGCCTCATTGCCGAATTGAACTTGGAAGGTACTTTTGAGTTTGGCGGTTTTCACAACAACCCTTCCGAAATTTATAGCGAGGGCGACTTGAGCGTGCTGTCCAGTATCTCCGAGGGATTCCCCTTTACTGTGCTGGAGTCAATGGCTTGCGCCCGGCCGGTGGTGGGCACCGATGTGGGTGGGGTCAGGGAGGCCCTGGAAGGTTTTGGCATTGTGGTCCCGCCAAACGATCCCGTGGCCTTTGGCGAAGGGGTAGTTACCCTCTTGCAAAACGACCAACTGCGTCTTGAATTAGGCCGTAAGGCCAGGGAAGAAGTCATCCTGCGTTATACCACCGAACTGATGTTGCGCAAGTATTGGCAATTATACGATGAAATGCGTAACCTGGGGCCGCAAAAACCACCCCAACCGGCTGAACCTGAACGGCAAGAAGCGATGCCGAGCATAGCCCCAGCCTAGTCAATTGACATTCCTGGAAGCGTGATAAGCCAATGAGCGACCAAGATAATACTGTAACAACAGCAGAAACATTGGACCCGGTTGAAGCAGCCAAACAAGAATTGGTTGACTTTGTGTTAGACAAAACCGAAAACCCGGTCAATCACTGGGCCGTGGCCGCAACCCTGGAAAGCCGGGGCATGCGCGATATTGACGCGGTAGAAAAATATGGTAAAGCCAATATCTTTGACCTGGCCCAAGAAATCTATGCCCGTTGCCGGCGGCGCTTGCGCCTTGAAGAGTTGACCACCTACGTTTTTGAGGAAACCGAACCGCCTCTCACCCCAGAAGATGTGCGCGCTGTTTTAGAAAAACATGGCCTTACCGACAGGGAGGCCGTGGCGGAATTTGAGCAGCCCCACCTGGCGGCCTTGGTTGACGAAGTCTATACCCATTGCCATAATCGCCTGGCCGACGCCGAAACCGAAGTGTTGTGGGAAGAACCAACCTGGCTTGACCGGCTCAGACTTTTTATGAAAGCAGCCCTGGCTACCACTCCGCTGGCTATTTTTGTCACTGTGATGTTGGTGCTGGTTTTTGCCTGGTGGGTTTACTTCACCGTGAGCCGGGAACAAGCCGCTGCTTTGACCATTGGCGTTGTTCTTAGTTTTCTGGTTACCGGCGCATTTGTCCCGGCTATGGAACGCATTGGCTACTTTTTCCTGGCCCAGGGCGGCCACAGCCTACCCCGCGAAACCTGCCGCCGGTTGATGGGCCGGGGCATGGTGGCGGTGGTTGTGGTGGGCCTGATATTGGCCCTGGCCTGGTTTATCGCCGGCCTGGTCGCTGCCTTTTTCCCTCAGATAGGGCCGCTGCCTCTGCGTACATTTCTGCCTGCGCTACTCTATTATTTGCTGTTCTCTATGGTCTCGCTCTTATTGGGCGCCCTCTACACCCTCCGCCGGGGGCTGGCGATAATTACTGTGACCGCGGCGTTGGTGGCCACCTTATTGCTTATCAGCCTCACCCCCCTGCTCTACCCGGTTCATTGGGTAGCTTTGCTCATGACCGGCCTGCTGGCCTGGTGGTGGTGGCGGCGTGAGCCGGGTTGGTCAAAGGATGACGTGGAGGAGGAACTGCATTGGGCCAAACTGCCCAATCCCTCGTTTGCGGTGTATGCTTTGGCCCATTACGGTGTATTGGCCCTGGTGTATGTCCTTTATCTGCTCATTGCCTGGCTGAATGGTTGGTACTTTGGTCAGAATCCCTGGCCCATGACGGCCTGGTTCCGCACACCGCCCGAACCAGGTTTGGTGCTGCTTCCCCTGATTGTAGCCGCGCTGCTGGCCTTAGTATCGGTGGTGGTAACAGTGCTGATGCTGGAGAAGGCCATTTTTGAAGACAAACCCATCCTGGCTATTGAGGCCCCGGAACGATTGGGCCGTTTCTTTAAATTCTATCTGCGGGGCACTGTGTTTGCCGTGCCCATGGCGGTGCAGATTTTTTCGGTCATTATCTTTGGCTTTGGGCTGTGGGCCTCGCTGGACTTTACCGAAGAAGCCGCAACCACGGTGGCGGTAGGCACTATTTTATGTTTTGTGGTCAGCGGTGGTTTTGTGCAGGCTGTTGGCCGGTTGGGTCAGTATTACCACGAGCAGGAAATGCACTTTCTGGTGCGGGACATTTGTTACCGGATCATTCGCGCCGGGCTAACTACGGTATTTGCCGTAGGTATTGCCTGGTACGTCATCAACCTGTTCATCCCCTTCTTTCCCCAACGGGTCATTCTGATCAGCTTGGCCTATTATTTGCTGTTGGCCACGCTGTGGCTTTTCCTATCGGTGCTGTATACGCTTCAGCATCGCGTGGCCATTGTAATGATTGTGATCATCGGCCTGGTGGTGATTGGCCTGGTCCTGTACCTCTTTACGGGATGGGGCGGCATTAATCCCCTGAATACCTGGCTGGAACGTTTTATCAACTTTGTTATCACCGATGCGCCCGGCTGGTTTGCCAACGCCGTGCTCTGGTTCCTGGGCGGTATTTATGCCCTGGGCCTGCGCTTGGGTTATGGCGACCTTTACCGGGAAACGTATTGGGAGATTTACGCGGCCCACTGGATTGGCCTGTCGGTGGCCAACATCTCGGTATTTATTTGGGGGCATCGCAAATTGTTTGGTCCGGTTTATTACCTGGAAAGATTGACTTCGTCTATGGCCAGCCAATTGCGGCGGGCAACATTGCCCCGGCGCTCCATCTTAATTTACTCTGTGGCTCCCTATTTTGTTTATGGCGCGCTCTACTTTATCTTTCTGTTTACCGACCGCGTCATCAGTTGGTCCACCAGCACCGAGCCGCTGCCGCTGCTCATCTGGTTCCGCACGCCTTACGAGTTGGGCGTAGACTGGGCCTTGTTATCGTTGCTGCTCACCATTGCCATGCTGGAATATACCATCCACGAATTTGGCTCGGTGATCATTCCGGTGCAGGAGCAGCGAAAGGCCCTGGGCGTAAAAACCGCCCCTGTGGGCAAAAGCCAGGCCCATGCCAACCCTGCGCCCTGGTACGCCAGGCTTTTGGGCCGGCCCAAGGGTAAGCCGGAAACGTCCTTGAACAAAGTGACGGTGCAACCCCATCCCCTCAATGCTGAGGCTGAAATTGCCGTAGCCCGCAAACTGGAAGATCATAATAACTTTTTCTTCAGGTTTTACATGCGCCAATTGTTGCTGCTCACGGGCATTGCCGTGATCAGTATTCTCATTACGTATTACGCCGTTATCTGGCTGCAACGGTTTGACGATGTAAAGGCGGTGCGAGACTTTTTTGCCAATCCCATTACCTTCTGGGTGTTTTATTGGGCCGTGGTTGGCTATAGCTTTCTGGTGTGGGGCATGTTGAACAGCGTATTTTTCTTCTTCCTGTCGCGGCCCTGGCACACCATTCGCATGATGGGCATTGTGCTGATTATTAATATCCTGGTAGGCTTTATTTTGAGCCGGATGTTTGCCTATTGGTTAGGCGTGGTGGGCCTGACTGTAGGCTCGTTTTTCTTTGCCGTATTGATGACCTGGTATGCCGTGAAAGTATTCCGCAATCTGGATTATTACTATTATTCGGCCTATTAGACCAACATTCACCAGAGTTGAAGTATATCGTGTATTGCGCCCTCTTTACGCAATACATCATCCGAAATATGCAGAACTACCTTAACCCATTCAGCCAATAACGTGAAACAAGAGGAACACCTCTCCCGTTTCACGTTTTATTTTTACGTACATTAAAATTATGACTCGCACCGAGCGTAGATATTTTTGAAACAAGGAGGTCTCTTATGCGTATCGGCTTATACCACGGTTACGAATTGACCGGCTCCGGCAGCAACGAATATACCCGCTACCTGGCCCGTTCTTTTATTGAAGCCGGCCACGAGGTTCACCTTATCTGCCGTGAAGAAAACCCCGAAGAAATCCCTTATGTAACCCACGCCTACGCCTGGCAGCCGGATGGCGGCGTGGAAACTCTATTTGCCCTGGAAAACGAACCGGCCAAATGTGTGCTGCATCAGCTTCCGCACGGCAAAATCCGGCCCGTGTATTTAACCGACAAGCAGCGGCCCGGCAATGTAAAATCGTTTGTTTCGTTGACCGACGCGGAACTGCGGGCGTACCATGACCTCAACGAAAGATTGTTGACCAAAATTTTGGCCGCGCACCGGCTGGAGGTGTTGCATGCCAATCACGTAATTTACCAGCCGGTGGCTGCGCTGGGCGCGTGTCAAGCCACCCAAACGCCTCTCATCATTTTTCCTCACGGCAGCGCCATTGAATATACCTTAAAATTGGACCAACGTTATAAACGCCTGGCCCTGGAGAGCATCTTGGGCTGCACCGGCCTGATCATTGGCAACCGCGAGGTGCGCGACCGCATTTTGAACATTTATCCTGAACACCGGGAGACTATTTTGGCCAAAACCCAACTGGTGGGGGTGGGGGTGGACACATCCCTGTTCCAGCCGGTGGATCGGGCCAGGCGGCGTGCTTCAATCAAGGAATTGGTGGCTACGCACGGCAGCGGCGGCAAAACTCCCCCCCAAAGCGCAGAATTGTTTGCCCGTCTGGCGGCGGGCGATTTACAGGCCACGCGCGATTATTGGGATCAGTATAACCACTCCCTGCCCGATGATGATTTGAACGACCATTTGCAGCGCATCCCCTGGGAGCAGAACATTCTGCTTTTTGTGGGCGCCTTGACCGTAGGCAAGGGCCTGCAAAGTATCATTGCCGCCCTGCCCGGCGTGCTGGCCCAACACCCCCAAACCCATTTAGTCATTGTGGGGGCCGGGGCTTACCGCGAAGCGTTGGAGGCGTTGGTCTATGCCATTTCCAGCGGCAACAAGTCCCTGCTGTTGGAACTCTGCGCCAAAGGCAAGGATTTGGACCGTAACGAGCTAACCGGCCCCTGGGAGGACGTGCAATATTATTTGAACAACCCGGCCCATCTGGCCTTTGTGCTGGAACAGGGGCGGGGATTGGCCGAACACGTTCATTTTTTGGGCCGTTTGAGCCACGCCCGCCTGCATTTCCTCTTTCCCTGCGCCGACCTGGCTATTTTCCCTTCGGTGGTGCCGGAGGCTTATCCGCTGGTGCTGATGGAGTCGCTTTCCAACGGCGTGCTGCCGCTGGTGTCTTATTTTAGCGGCTTTATGGACGGCGTGGACGACTTGATTCCCTTCCTGGGCCAATCTTTAACGACCAGGATGAAAATCCCGGTAGACCCGGCTGTGCGCGTGGTCAGCATTGCGCCCAATATTAATGACCTCCTGACCGATGCGAGTGTAAAATCGCTCAGCCCCACGTTGCGCCAGATTGCGGTAGAAAATTACGATTGGGCCTTGAGAGCCGCCCAGATGGTAGAGGCTTATGAATGGCTGATCCGGCAAGCGGACAGAGAGAAAGAGTGAAGCGGGGTGGGGTAGATGGCTCTTGCCGTTGCCGACGAATGACCAACGACTAAACTTCGTCGTTGGTCATTTGTCGTTCGTCGTTAATCAGAAACGCCTAAATAATAACAAACAGCCCCCCAGAAGAACCGGTGGGCTGTTTTTTTACGGCTTACTTAAGTTTTATTTGTCATCCCGCTTGCTTTGGCGATATTCCCGCAACGCTTCCCTAACGCTTTGCCTGGCTTCACGCAGGGCCTGGTTGGCCTCTCGCATAGCTTGACCGGCGCTCCTCAGTGTGTCGCGGGCCTGTTGGGGATCGGTCACGTTATCCTCGTCGTCAAAACCCGCTTTTTCTTTTAGAATTTGGGCGGCAGTGGTGTGAAATCCCTGGGCCTCATCGAGTTTGATCCTGGCCTCGGCCAAAGCCGCTTCAAGCCCCGCGGTGTCTTGACCCTCTGCTTTTTCATCTTCAATGAATTCTTCAACCAGATCAGCCCCGGCGCAGGCGCTGTCAATATTGTCTTGTTGAGCCTCCAGCCGTAAGATAGCCCATTTTAAAACGTATTTCAAGCCGGTGTATTCCTGCTCTTCCTCAGTTGGCGGCGCTGCCGCCGCCGGAGCAACCAGCGCCCCTGCCAGCAGCATCAAAATCGCCAGGCCCAACAGCGACTTCATTACAAAATTCAAATGTTTCACGGTGATAAACTCCTTTCAAACTGTGCATTTATAGTTTTTTAGAAAATGATTTTGACTCGTAACTGTCGCGTCCCTATGCGGGGGCGGTGCATCGTTGTTGTTTGAACACAGTATAAAGGAGTGATGTTATAAATCTGTTGCCCGCTTGTAAAAGAAATGTAAAAAATCCAGGTGAAGCAGGCATCTCATTTTATCTCACCGAGGTAATAAGAACTTGCAAAAGAATAGTTTTCCCGGTGAGAAAAAATTGTCTCACTGAGAAAACTGGGCGATATCAGCGAGCAAATCGCGGCAATTCCCGGCTGCTTCATAATTTATCGAAGTTACTGATATGAAGCTGGTTTCACGTTTTGAGCATACTTTTGGGGCGCATTGTACCGGGAATATGCACAAAATAGTACAAGAAATGTACAAAAAATGTGTCTTCAAAAGAAGGGGGAAATGTGCTATCGTTGTTAATGCGGTTGAAAGTTTTCAACCCTTCCGGCCAGTAGATACTGTTTGAACCGGGCCTGGGCAGTATCTCCCAGGCCGAACCCGGTTATCCAAATAACGCTGGCCCAAATTGCGTCGGCGGCTGTTGACTGCGCCATTTTTTCTATTCTACACCATTCAACCAAATATCTTAAGCTCATATCCTTGGCTAAGGAAAAAGATTAATGAATCAAACCCAAGATGGAGGTAAAAGGTATAACCTTGTCTTACCGGAGGAGATGTTCAACGCGGTCAAACGAGTGGCCGATGCGCAGCAAACCAGCATAGTTGAGGTTATCCGTAAATTCATCAAACTTGGTTTGATGGTTTTTGAGATGCAAGAAACTGCGGAAATAACTCTGGTTGTAAAAAAAGGAGGTGAAGAACAAAAAATTATTCTGCTTTGAGTTTTGTCCAAATTTGAGGGACCGGCGTCCTCAAAGGCGGCCTTGATCAATGATAATTGGTTTATAAAAAGGGATAGCTTCAGGGATTCACAATGGAGTCTGCCGGCTATCCCCCAGAAATGGAGAGAAAAAAAATGAAGCATGTTTTGCAGTATCTACAACAAAGCAAGGTAATTTCTCTGATAGTTATTGGCGCGGTATTGGCCACCCTCTGGACCGTTAGCAGCGTGGGGGCCGCGCCTGCGCTGCGGCAGCTTTTTGCCGGGCCGCCGCCCACGATGATCAATTACCAGGGCGTGGTGCAGGTGGGCGGCACGCCGTATAACGGCACCGGCTATTTCAAGTTTGCCGTGGTCAACAGCGCCAGCGGCGACGGCACTACCAACTACTGGGCCAACGACGGCACGGCCAGCGGCGAACCGGCCACGGCCGTATCCCTGGCCGTGAGCGCGGGCTTGTTCAACGTGCTGCTGGGCGACACCAGCCTGCCCGGGATGAGCCAGGCGCTGGACGAAACCGTGTTCGGTGAAACCGACACCTATCTGCGGGTCTGGTTCAGCCAGGACGGGACCACCTTTGAGGCGTTGAACCCCAACCAGCGCATTGCCAGCGTGGCCTATGCGTTGCGGGCCAAATATGCCGAGAACGGCCCCTCCGGGCCGAGTGGGCCTACCGGGCCGCAAGGGGACCAGGGTCCCAGTGGCCCATCGGGTCCTCAAGGCCTGGCGGGGGCAGATGGGGCTGACGGTGCGGCTGGTCCTTCCGGCCCAAGCGGCCCTTCTGGTCCTCAAGGCCCTGCCGGAGCAGATGGTGCTGACGGTGCAAGCGGCCCCTCGGGTCCTTCCGGTCCAAGTGGGCCGTCGGGTCCTCAAGGCCCGGCGGGTGCAGATGGGGCTGATGGTGCTGATGGTGCAAGTGGCCCCTCGGGTCCTTCCGGCCCAAGTGGACCGGCGGGACAACCAGCACTCGTGACGTTCGAACCATCAAGTTGGAGCCACTCCCTTTCGAACACTACAACTTGGACAGATATTAGTGCTTTGTCGTTTCCTGTAACGACAAATTCAGATAACAGTATTGTATCGTGTACCCTTAGTTCGGATCATCAAGGTTCTTCTCTCCGTTTAAGGTTCTATTATGCTACACCCTTCACGCTCTTTCATAGTAGTGATTTCGGTACCTTCTATTCAGATTTGAGCGACTGGGCGCCGCTATCGTTTACACAGATGACGGTCATTCCAAGTGCTGGTACTTACACTATTTCGGTTCAATATAGGGGTTCAGGGGTTATGTCTGGTCCCCTAATCCAGTGTCTAGTGTTTGAACCATAATTAAAGGGGTAGGTTGGGTTGAGCCACCATGCGAGCCGATTTTGCATCCGATGTTGGGTTTCACTCCCTTGATTTAGCCTAACTATGCCGCGAAACCCAACACGTTGCCTCAATAGGTAAGTCAGATAAGCCGTTCAACCCAACCTACTGAAAACTACAGGTTTCGTATGAAGGGCCACAGTAACGCAAAGGAGAACCTAATGAGAAAAGAAACACACATCATCGCCGTAGGTCTGGCCGTGCTTCTCATCATTGTGCTGGTGGGCGTGGCCGGGGCGGGCAGTTCAACCAACTATACCCTTGATTGGCAGGTGCTCACCGGCGGCGGCGCGCCGGCCACCGGCAGCAGTACGATCACCCTGAACGGTTCAATGGGCCAAACGGCCATTGGCCCGGCCAGCAACGGCAGTAATGTTACGTTAAGCGCCGGTTATTGGTTTGGTATCGGCCAGGGGAGCGCCCCGCCGGGCGGCGAGCCGGTGTATCTGCCCATTATTTTGCGCTCGTCATAAATAAAGCAGCCCAGGCGGTCAGGTTGTAGAAACCTGGCCGCCGAACAAAATTTTGAGTCTAGAAATATTTATGAGTTACGCAGTTGAGCGTTTAAATGTCATTTCGAGCGAAGAATGAGCGAGAAATCTCCAAGAAACTCATCTGCAACGGCCAAATTGGATATTTCTCTTCGCTTCGCTCATCGAAATGACATGAACTGCGTAACTCCTACTATTAACAAAGAAAGCGAGGCAAAGAATTATGAGTGAAGAAAAAACAAACGTTGGCATGGGGTGGCTACCGGACCCACCTGATATGCGGGATTATTCGCTAGAGCGAGAAGAAGTGCCGCCCAAACTCAAGTCATTGGGGCAAAAGCCGGTCAAAACAATGCTTGACGAATTAGGCGTGTTGGAAACAAAGAAAAAATTATCGCCAACCCAAGATTTAAGCCGTTTCTGCTCGGCGGTGGACAATCAGGAATATATCGGCTCGTGTACCGCACATGCTGCGGTGGGTCTGTTGGAGTATTTTGAGAAAAGAGCATTTGGAAAACATATTGATGCTTCCAGGCTCTTTCTCTACAAGGTAACCCGTAATTTACTACATTGGACCGGAGACGAGGGGGCTTATCTCCGCACCACCATGGGGGCTTTAACGCTCGTTGGCGTTCCCCCCGAAGAATACTGGCCATACAAACCCGCAGATTTCGACCAGGAACCGCCCGCCTTTTGTTACGCCCTGGCTCAAAATTACCAAACCGTTCAATACTTCCGCCTCGATACTCCAGGAGTTACTGAGGAAGTTTTGTTGGAACGGATTAAAACATTCTTGGCTGGGGGGCTGCCGTTGATGTTTGGATTTAGAGTTTATAACTCTATCTGGCAGATCGAGGACGGCAAGATACCCTACCCCATCCCTCTTGATAATGTGGTAGGTGGCCATGCTGTTTTGGCCGTGGGTTATGATGATAAGATAAAGATCAAGAATCCTGGTTCGGGTGGGCTGGAAACCGAGGGCGCTTTACTCATCAGAAATTCCTGGGGAGAAGGATGGGGAGACAAAGGTTATGGCTGGCTGCCCTACCAATATGTCTTGAGCCGGTTGGCGGTTGACTGGTGGTCGCTCTTGGAAACCGAGTGGATTGAAAAAGGAGATTTTGATTAGTAGCCACTTTTTCATATTCCAAAAATCTACTGATCGCGGTAGAGACACATCTAGGTTACGTTTGCAGCGTACCGCATTTCCAGGGAGAGGGCTGCATTAAAAACGTGACCTATTGCGTAAAAAGATTTACCAAAATCTTGTGGAAGGTAGGCAAGTCAATTAGGAGATAATCCATGTTCAAACAACTCAAACAAATCTTACAGCAAGTCAAAATCGTGCCCCTGCTGACCATCGGGGCGGTGGTGGC
The genomic region above belongs to Anaerolineae bacterium and contains:
- a CDS encoding SDR family oxidoreductase is translated as MANCLVTGGAGFIGSHVVDALLARGDSVRVLDNLSSGHRENLAHVMNKIEFIEGDIRDEDTVQKAVAGVELIFHLAAMVSVPESMEKPMQAELNNAVGTLNILAAARAAGVRRMMFSSTSAVYGDEPTLPKVETMQPYPQSPYAIAKLAGEHYCQLFNQNFGPETVIFRYFNVFGPRQDPTSVYSGVISIFVDKLSEGKAPFIYGDGEQTRDFIFVKDVARANLRASETPAAAGKIFNLGTGRQVTINQLFAALRDIFAVDLAPIYKPARAGDIRYSYCDASQARAVMGWSAEVKFEDGLQQLVDSIR
- the pelF gene encoding GT4 family glycosyltransferase PelF, which encodes MPKNKPQERMSALMCTEGTYPYEGGGVSTWCDILCHQLDQVDYTLYAITGSPNLVPKYTLPPNIKKTIFIPLWGTQEPAEYILPDRPFSEIYQHKQDTTNAVIGKKFLPLLRRFLQGMEEEGDITPYGRVIYELWLYFQKYDWNLTWKSEPAWRAFVEEVLGPYEAQPHRYLGSEIPSMFDLTNTMRWMYNFLMPLNASVPKVDLVHSTIASFAGLAGIIAKHAYGTPFLVTEHGVSIRERYIAISATDFGYFAKQFLLKMYNFISRLIYIYADKISPVANFNQRWETLYTNPDKILTIYNGINPRQFTPKPKPAKTAHRPTAVAAARVFPLKDIETMIRSAAVAREIIPDVYFVVYGSLLADPPYVAKCRRLIAELNLEGTFEFGGFHNNPSEIYSEGDLSVLSSISEGFPFTVLESMACARPVVGTDVGGVREALEGFGIVVPPNDPVAFGEGVVTLLQNDQLRLELGRKAREEVILRYTTELMLRKYWQLYDEMRNLGPQKPPQPAEPERQEAMPSIAPA
- a CDS encoding glycosyltransferase family 4 protein encodes the protein MRIGLYHGYELTGSGSNEYTRYLARSFIEAGHEVHLICREENPEEIPYVTHAYAWQPDGGVETLFALENEPAKCVLHQLPHGKIRPVYLTDKQRPGNVKSFVSLTDAELRAYHDLNERLLTKILAAHRLEVLHANHVIYQPVAALGACQATQTPLIIFPHGSAIEYTLKLDQRYKRLALESILGCTGLIIGNREVRDRILNIYPEHRETILAKTQLVGVGVDTSLFQPVDRARRRASIKELVATHGSGGKTPPQSAELFARLAAGDLQATRDYWDQYNHSLPDDDLNDHLQRIPWEQNILLFVGALTVGKGLQSIIAALPGVLAQHPQTHLVIVGAGAYREALEALVYAISSGNKSLLLELCAKGKDLDRNELTGPWEDVQYYLNNPAHLAFVLEQGRGLAEHVHFLGRLSHARLHFLFPCADLAIFPSVVPEAYPLVLMESLSNGVLPLVSYFSGFMDGVDDLIPFLGQSLTTRMKIPVDPAVRVVSIAPNINDLLTDASVKSLSPTLRQIAVENYDWALRAAQMVEAYEWLIRQADREKE
- a CDS encoding collagen-like protein — translated: MINYQGVVQVGGTPYNGTGYFKFAVVNSASGDGTTNYWANDGTASGEPATAVSLAVSAGLFNVLLGDTSLPGMSQALDETVFGETDTYLRVWFSQDGTTFEALNPNQRIASVAYALRAKYAENGPSGPSGPTGPQGDQGPSGPSGPQGLAGADGADGAAGPSGPSGPSGPQGPAGADGADGASGPSGPSGPSGPSGPQGPAGADGADGADGASGPSGPSGPSGPAGQPALVTFEPSSWSHSLSNTTTWTDISALSFPVTTNSDNSIVSCTLSSDHQGSSLRLRFYYATPFTLFHSSDFGTFYSDLSDWAPLSFTQMTVIPSAGTYTISVQYRGSGVMSGPLIQCLVFEP
- a CDS encoding cysteine protease produces the protein MSEEKTNVGMGWLPDPPDMRDYSLEREEVPPKLKSLGQKPVKTMLDELGVLETKKKLSPTQDLSRFCSAVDNQEYIGSCTAHAAVGLLEYFEKRAFGKHIDASRLFLYKVTRNLLHWTGDEGAYLRTTMGALTLVGVPPEEYWPYKPADFDQEPPAFCYALAQNYQTVQYFRLDTPGVTEEVLLERIKTFLAGGLPLMFGFRVYNSIWQIEDGKIPYPIPLDNVVGGHAVLAVGYDDKIKIKNPGSGGLETEGALLIRNSWGEGWGDKGYGWLPYQYVLSRLAVDWWSLLETEWIEKGDFD